A genomic segment from Neodiprion lecontei isolate iyNeoLeco1 chromosome 1, iyNeoLeco1.1, whole genome shotgun sequence encodes:
- the LOC107222389 gene encoding reversion-inducing cysteine-rich protein with Kazal motifs isoform X2, translating into MLDKRFSVATWRLVPVAVFVQRFDWSRSEQTRRSERRRVGTFRSFVRWNCANLFQTEFWDCFNSTVEKARKNENWVGRGCCHLSQNFICGMKCALAGSRSDLDADCRQSDELELFSCLEKQEESERCCSNVTNETCRGVCRTAFHNPGKQSSRKLSVNNCQNQMPKCLKTVAEAESAENPKQYLHCCDEATSIECLESCRSTLRTAVTNQDIFDTLEKKCGLILPHSPIWGCIMKTTTAPEPPRLPLDAAKLSCCYRAYTSNCKKLCWRVFQADWESAWSKLDNECLSSPMEGELRRCLDDSDDPCEPGCSGLSYCSRYNDRPTTLFRTCSATADNAARWEADHWVRGGVITGLGLPVRAAPSCPVKTLRAAACLFQLRPCESRIHETRLCRDDCLELLSGCVDWSAITGPHTAATLCAKLSPPRQDMPCVSLKPYLEDSPEFGVTLLPDEDITTPCLPNPCLPNQVCILHPNAAKIHQCVASCLLGEISKQTVPLGTWVQVPRAEQQGCLKICKCTLHGLEKCRDLNCFSFNSCWVQDRFVTHRSNFYLECNPCTCFEGEITCSRKSCGDFRAASLPCDCPAHYVPVCGRLGVTFASACLAKCFGVRMNKIEFGSCSSRDPCTPDPCDSTEKCVRRPRVCLSNIHKPCAQHECVSLDCDLRHDTNGPVCDKDNREHASLCALIRAGAALGYRGPCLQGCSLRGPVCGINGEVYPNECSAWGAGTSVDYVGPCIAVGLVGNVAIQRCGEIVQCPPLAAPNCIGVTPPGACCPVCGGAARLFYSRKQLDRILHVMDEELDRDAVTLGAMLVALGRQIQVSQCMLRGALTPEGDIFVINQPLPTKPSALQLQACIAEIEKLVTRISERSPKILAEVPLGSLTRAEIMHGHVSGSSSNRSWIAMLSFAMMLLLGS; encoded by the exons AGATTCTCTGTTGCCACTTGGCGGCTGGTTCCTGTCGCAGTGTTTGTTCAAAG ATTCGATTGGTCGAGATCGGAGCAGACCCGAAGATCAGAGAGGAGGCGAGTCGGAACCTTTCGCAGCTTTGTTCGGTGGAACTG CGCGAACTTATTTCAGACCGAGTTCTGGGACTGCTTCAACTCAACGGTGGAAA AAGCGCGAAAGAATGAGAACTGGGTGGGCAGAGGATGCTGTCATTTGTCGCAGAACTTCATTTGTGGGATGAAATGTGCTTTGGCAGGCAGCAGGTCGGATTTAGATGCAGATTGCAGGCAGAGTGATGAATTGGAATTGTTCTCGTGCTTGGAGAAGCAGGAAGAAAGCGAAAGATGCTGCAGCAATGTAACGAATGAGACGTGCCGGGGTGTGTGCAGAACGGCTTTTCACAATCCTGGAAAACAGTCTTCGCGTAAGCTGAGCGTAAACAATTGCCAGAATCAAATGCCCAAGTGTTTGAAAACGGTTGCTGAAGCTGAGAGTGCCGAAAATCCAAAGCAAT ATTTGCACTGCTGCGACGAAGCCACAAGCATCGAATGTTTAGAAAGCTGTCGGAGTACTTTGCGCACGGCGGTTACTAATCAGGATATTTTCGATACGTTGGAGAAAAAATGTGGTCTGATATTGCCTCACTCGCCGATATGGGGGTGTATAATGAAGACCACAACCGCTCCGGAACCCCCGCGTCTTCCCCTAGATGCTGCGAAACTCTCGTGCTGTTACCGAGCCTATACatcaaattgcaaaaaattatgcTGGCGGGTGTTTCAAGCAGACTGGGAGTCGGCTTGGTCGAAACTCGACAACGAGTGCCTATCGTCCCCCATGGAAGGGGAGCTTAGAAGGTGTCTAGACGATTCAGACGATCCATGCGAGCCGGGATGCTCCGGGCTGAGCTATTGCTCACGGTACAATGACAGGCCGACCACGTTGTTCAG AACGTGTTCAGCGACCGCGGACAACGCTGCACGATGGGAAGCCGATCATTGGGTTCGAGGCGGTGTGATAACAGGATTGGGGCTACCAGTAAGAGCTGCACCCTCGTGTCCTGTTAAAACGCTTCGCGCAGCGGCCTGTTTGTTTCAATTGCGTCCGTGCGAATCGCGgattcacgaaacgcgtcttTGCAGAGACGACTGCTTGGAGCTTCTTTCAGGATGCGTGGATTGGTCGGCGATAACGGGACCTCACACGGCGGCCACGTTGTGCGCAAAACTCTCCCCTCCGCGTCAAGACATGCCGTGTGTCTCGCTGAAACCATACCTCGAAGATTCCCCGGAGTTCGGAGTAACGCTTTTACCCGATGAGGACATCACGACACCCTGCCTGCCGAATCCTTGCCTGCCTAATCAGGTCTGCATTCTGCATCCGAACGCCGCGAAGATTCATCAGTGCGTAGCTAGTTGTTTGTTGggtgaaatttccaagcaaacGGTCCCTCTGGGCACTTGGGTCCAGGTTCCGAGAGCCGAGCAGCAAGGCTGTCTGAAAATTTGCAAGTGCACGTTGCACGGTCTGGAAAAGTGCAGAGACCTCAACTGTTTCAGCTTCAATTCCTGCTGGGTTCAAGACAGGTTTGTCACGCACAGATCGAATTTCTACCTCGAGTGTAATCCGTGCACTTGTTTCGAAGGTGAGATCACGTGCTCTCGCAAAAGCTGCGGCGATTTCAGGGCGGCCTCCTTACCCTGTGATTGTCCGGCCCACTATGTCCCCGTATGCGGAAGACTCGGGGTTACATTCGCATCGGCTTGCCTGGCGAAATGCTTTGGCGTTCGGATGAACAAGATCGAATTCGGCAGCTGTTCATCCAGGGATCCATGCACTCCGGACCCATGCGACAGTACAGAAAAATGTGTTCGACGGCCCCGCGTATGCTTGTCGAATATCCACAAGCCCTGTGCCCAGCACGAGTGCGTTTCACTCGACTGTGATCTTCGTCATGATACGAATGGTCCCGTCTGCGATAAGGATAACAGAGAGCACGCTTCCTTGTGTGCTCTGATTCGCGCCGGTGCCGCACTTGGGTACAGAGGACCGTGCCTCCAGGGATGCAGTCTTCGCGGTCCCGTGTGCGGTATAAACGGCGAAGTTTATCCGAACGAGTGCTCCGCATGGGGAGCTGGGACGTCGGTCGATTACGTGGGACCTTGCATTGCTGTGGGACTCGTTGGCAATGTGGCGATACAACGATGCGGAGAGATCGTACAATGCCCACCATTAGCTGCCCCCAATTGTATCGGCGTTACTCCTCCCGGTGCTTGCTGCCCCGTATGCGGAGGAGCCGCGAGATTATTCTACTCTCGGAAGCAG CTTGATAGGATCTTGCACGTGATGGATGAAGAGTTGGACCGGGATGCAGTAACGCTGGGTGCTATGCTCGTTGCCCTGGGGCGACAGATTCAAGTATCGCAGTGCATGCTGAGGGGCGCGTTGACCCCCGAGGGAGACATATTCGTAATCAATCAACCGCTCCCTACGAAGCCATCGGCACTTCAGTTGCAAGCATGCATAGCCGAGATTGAAAAGCTTGTAACACGGATTTCGGAAAGGAGTCCTAAGATATTGGCAGAAGTGCCACTCGGCTCGTTGACAAGAGCGGAGATAATGCACGGCCATGTGTCCGGTTCCTCGTCCAACCGATCATGGATTGCCATGCTTTCATTTGCGATGATGCTGCTTTTGGGATCGTAA
- the LOC107222389 gene encoding reversion-inducing cysteine-rich protein with Kazal motifs isoform X1, whose product MTPSFGSYLTLFVVFYAGSALSDAGQEILCCHLAAGSCRSVCSKIRLVEIGADPKIREEASRNLSQLCSVELTEFWDCFNSTVEKARKNENWVGRGCCHLSQNFICGMKCALAGSRSDLDADCRQSDELELFSCLEKQEESERCCSNVTNETCRGVCRTAFHNPGKQSSRKLSVNNCQNQMPKCLKTVAEAESAENPKQYLHCCDEATSIECLESCRSTLRTAVTNQDIFDTLEKKCGLILPHSPIWGCIMKTTTAPEPPRLPLDAAKLSCCYRAYTSNCKKLCWRVFQADWESAWSKLDNECLSSPMEGELRRCLDDSDDPCEPGCSGLSYCSRYNDRPTTLFRTCSATADNAARWEADHWVRGGVITGLGLPVRAAPSCPVKTLRAAACLFQLRPCESRIHETRLCRDDCLELLSGCVDWSAITGPHTAATLCAKLSPPRQDMPCVSLKPYLEDSPEFGVTLLPDEDITTPCLPNPCLPNQVCILHPNAAKIHQCVASCLLGEISKQTVPLGTWVQVPRAEQQGCLKICKCTLHGLEKCRDLNCFSFNSCWVQDRFVTHRSNFYLECNPCTCFEGEITCSRKSCGDFRAASLPCDCPAHYVPVCGRLGVTFASACLAKCFGVRMNKIEFGSCSSRDPCTPDPCDSTEKCVRRPRVCLSNIHKPCAQHECVSLDCDLRHDTNGPVCDKDNREHASLCALIRAGAALGYRGPCLQGCSLRGPVCGINGEVYPNECSAWGAGTSVDYVGPCIAVGLVGNVAIQRCGEIVQCPPLAAPNCIGVTPPGACCPVCGGAARLFYSRKQLDRILHVMDEELDRDAVTLGAMLVALGRQIQVSQCMLRGALTPEGDIFVINQPLPTKPSALQLQACIAEIEKLVTRISERSPKILAEVPLGSLTRAEIMHGHVSGSSSNRSWIAMLSFAMMLLLGS is encoded by the exons AGATTCTCTGTTGCCACTTGGCGGCTGGTTCCTGTCGCAGTGTTTGTTCAAAG ATTCGATTGGTCGAGATCGGAGCAGACCCGAAGATCAGAGAGGAGGCGAGTCGGAACCTTTCGCAGCTTTGTTCGGTGGAACTG ACCGAGTTCTGGGACTGCTTCAACTCAACGGTGGAAA AAGCGCGAAAGAATGAGAACTGGGTGGGCAGAGGATGCTGTCATTTGTCGCAGAACTTCATTTGTGGGATGAAATGTGCTTTGGCAGGCAGCAGGTCGGATTTAGATGCAGATTGCAGGCAGAGTGATGAATTGGAATTGTTCTCGTGCTTGGAGAAGCAGGAAGAAAGCGAAAGATGCTGCAGCAATGTAACGAATGAGACGTGCCGGGGTGTGTGCAGAACGGCTTTTCACAATCCTGGAAAACAGTCTTCGCGTAAGCTGAGCGTAAACAATTGCCAGAATCAAATGCCCAAGTGTTTGAAAACGGTTGCTGAAGCTGAGAGTGCCGAAAATCCAAAGCAAT ATTTGCACTGCTGCGACGAAGCCACAAGCATCGAATGTTTAGAAAGCTGTCGGAGTACTTTGCGCACGGCGGTTACTAATCAGGATATTTTCGATACGTTGGAGAAAAAATGTGGTCTGATATTGCCTCACTCGCCGATATGGGGGTGTATAATGAAGACCACAACCGCTCCGGAACCCCCGCGTCTTCCCCTAGATGCTGCGAAACTCTCGTGCTGTTACCGAGCCTATACatcaaattgcaaaaaattatgcTGGCGGGTGTTTCAAGCAGACTGGGAGTCGGCTTGGTCGAAACTCGACAACGAGTGCCTATCGTCCCCCATGGAAGGGGAGCTTAGAAGGTGTCTAGACGATTCAGACGATCCATGCGAGCCGGGATGCTCCGGGCTGAGCTATTGCTCACGGTACAATGACAGGCCGACCACGTTGTTCAG AACGTGTTCAGCGACCGCGGACAACGCTGCACGATGGGAAGCCGATCATTGGGTTCGAGGCGGTGTGATAACAGGATTGGGGCTACCAGTAAGAGCTGCACCCTCGTGTCCTGTTAAAACGCTTCGCGCAGCGGCCTGTTTGTTTCAATTGCGTCCGTGCGAATCGCGgattcacgaaacgcgtcttTGCAGAGACGACTGCTTGGAGCTTCTTTCAGGATGCGTGGATTGGTCGGCGATAACGGGACCTCACACGGCGGCCACGTTGTGCGCAAAACTCTCCCCTCCGCGTCAAGACATGCCGTGTGTCTCGCTGAAACCATACCTCGAAGATTCCCCGGAGTTCGGAGTAACGCTTTTACCCGATGAGGACATCACGACACCCTGCCTGCCGAATCCTTGCCTGCCTAATCAGGTCTGCATTCTGCATCCGAACGCCGCGAAGATTCATCAGTGCGTAGCTAGTTGTTTGTTGggtgaaatttccaagcaaacGGTCCCTCTGGGCACTTGGGTCCAGGTTCCGAGAGCCGAGCAGCAAGGCTGTCTGAAAATTTGCAAGTGCACGTTGCACGGTCTGGAAAAGTGCAGAGACCTCAACTGTTTCAGCTTCAATTCCTGCTGGGTTCAAGACAGGTTTGTCACGCACAGATCGAATTTCTACCTCGAGTGTAATCCGTGCACTTGTTTCGAAGGTGAGATCACGTGCTCTCGCAAAAGCTGCGGCGATTTCAGGGCGGCCTCCTTACCCTGTGATTGTCCGGCCCACTATGTCCCCGTATGCGGAAGACTCGGGGTTACATTCGCATCGGCTTGCCTGGCGAAATGCTTTGGCGTTCGGATGAACAAGATCGAATTCGGCAGCTGTTCATCCAGGGATCCATGCACTCCGGACCCATGCGACAGTACAGAAAAATGTGTTCGACGGCCCCGCGTATGCTTGTCGAATATCCACAAGCCCTGTGCCCAGCACGAGTGCGTTTCACTCGACTGTGATCTTCGTCATGATACGAATGGTCCCGTCTGCGATAAGGATAACAGAGAGCACGCTTCCTTGTGTGCTCTGATTCGCGCCGGTGCCGCACTTGGGTACAGAGGACCGTGCCTCCAGGGATGCAGTCTTCGCGGTCCCGTGTGCGGTATAAACGGCGAAGTTTATCCGAACGAGTGCTCCGCATGGGGAGCTGGGACGTCGGTCGATTACGTGGGACCTTGCATTGCTGTGGGACTCGTTGGCAATGTGGCGATACAACGATGCGGAGAGATCGTACAATGCCCACCATTAGCTGCCCCCAATTGTATCGGCGTTACTCCTCCCGGTGCTTGCTGCCCCGTATGCGGAGGAGCCGCGAGATTATTCTACTCTCGGAAGCAG CTTGATAGGATCTTGCACGTGATGGATGAAGAGTTGGACCGGGATGCAGTAACGCTGGGTGCTATGCTCGTTGCCCTGGGGCGACAGATTCAAGTATCGCAGTGCATGCTGAGGGGCGCGTTGACCCCCGAGGGAGACATATTCGTAATCAATCAACCGCTCCCTACGAAGCCATCGGCACTTCAGTTGCAAGCATGCATAGCCGAGATTGAAAAGCTTGTAACACGGATTTCGGAAAGGAGTCCTAAGATATTGGCAGAAGTGCCACTCGGCTCGTTGACAAGAGCGGAGATAATGCACGGCCATGTGTCCGGTTCCTCGTCCAACCGATCATGGATTGCCATGCTTTCATTTGCGATGATGCTGCTTTTGGGATCGTAA
- the LOC107222389 gene encoding reversion-inducing cysteine-rich protein with Kazal motifs isoform X3 has protein sequence MTPSFGSYLTLFVVFYAGSALSDAGQDSIGRDRSRPEDQRGGESEPFAALFGGTEARKNENWVGRGCCHLSQNFICGMKCALAGSRSDLDADCRQSDELELFSCLEKQEESERCCSNVTNETCRGVCRTAFHNPGKQSSRKLSVNNCQNQMPKCLKTVAEAESAENPKQYLHCCDEATSIECLESCRSTLRTAVTNQDIFDTLEKKCGLILPHSPIWGCIMKTTTAPEPPRLPLDAAKLSCCYRAYTSNCKKLCWRVFQADWESAWSKLDNECLSSPMEGELRRCLDDSDDPCEPGCSGLSYCSRYNDRPTTLFRTCSATADNAARWEADHWVRGGVITGLGLPVRAAPSCPVKTLRAAACLFQLRPCESRIHETRLCRDDCLELLSGCVDWSAITGPHTAATLCAKLSPPRQDMPCVSLKPYLEDSPEFGVTLLPDEDITTPCLPNPCLPNQVCILHPNAAKIHQCVASCLLGEISKQTVPLGTWVQVPRAEQQGCLKICKCTLHGLEKCRDLNCFSFNSCWVQDRFVTHRSNFYLECNPCTCFEGEITCSRKSCGDFRAASLPCDCPAHYVPVCGRLGVTFASACLAKCFGVRMNKIEFGSCSSRDPCTPDPCDSTEKCVRRPRVCLSNIHKPCAQHECVSLDCDLRHDTNGPVCDKDNREHASLCALIRAGAALGYRGPCLQGCSLRGPVCGINGEVYPNECSAWGAGTSVDYVGPCIAVGLVGNVAIQRCGEIVQCPPLAAPNCIGVTPPGACCPVCGGAARLFYSRKQLDRILHVMDEELDRDAVTLGAMLVALGRQIQVSQCMLRGALTPEGDIFVINQPLPTKPSALQLQACIAEIEKLVTRISERSPKILAEVPLGSLTRAEIMHGHVSGSSSNRSWIAMLSFAMMLLLGS, from the exons ATTCGATTGGTCGAGATCGGAGCAGACCCGAAGATCAGAGAGGAGGCGAGTCGGAACCTTTCGCAGCTTTGTTCGGTGGAACTG AAGCGCGAAAGAATGAGAACTGGGTGGGCAGAGGATGCTGTCATTTGTCGCAGAACTTCATTTGTGGGATGAAATGTGCTTTGGCAGGCAGCAGGTCGGATTTAGATGCAGATTGCAGGCAGAGTGATGAATTGGAATTGTTCTCGTGCTTGGAGAAGCAGGAAGAAAGCGAAAGATGCTGCAGCAATGTAACGAATGAGACGTGCCGGGGTGTGTGCAGAACGGCTTTTCACAATCCTGGAAAACAGTCTTCGCGTAAGCTGAGCGTAAACAATTGCCAGAATCAAATGCCCAAGTGTTTGAAAACGGTTGCTGAAGCTGAGAGTGCCGAAAATCCAAAGCAAT ATTTGCACTGCTGCGACGAAGCCACAAGCATCGAATGTTTAGAAAGCTGTCGGAGTACTTTGCGCACGGCGGTTACTAATCAGGATATTTTCGATACGTTGGAGAAAAAATGTGGTCTGATATTGCCTCACTCGCCGATATGGGGGTGTATAATGAAGACCACAACCGCTCCGGAACCCCCGCGTCTTCCCCTAGATGCTGCGAAACTCTCGTGCTGTTACCGAGCCTATACatcaaattgcaaaaaattatgcTGGCGGGTGTTTCAAGCAGACTGGGAGTCGGCTTGGTCGAAACTCGACAACGAGTGCCTATCGTCCCCCATGGAAGGGGAGCTTAGAAGGTGTCTAGACGATTCAGACGATCCATGCGAGCCGGGATGCTCCGGGCTGAGCTATTGCTCACGGTACAATGACAGGCCGACCACGTTGTTCAG AACGTGTTCAGCGACCGCGGACAACGCTGCACGATGGGAAGCCGATCATTGGGTTCGAGGCGGTGTGATAACAGGATTGGGGCTACCAGTAAGAGCTGCACCCTCGTGTCCTGTTAAAACGCTTCGCGCAGCGGCCTGTTTGTTTCAATTGCGTCCGTGCGAATCGCGgattcacgaaacgcgtcttTGCAGAGACGACTGCTTGGAGCTTCTTTCAGGATGCGTGGATTGGTCGGCGATAACGGGACCTCACACGGCGGCCACGTTGTGCGCAAAACTCTCCCCTCCGCGTCAAGACATGCCGTGTGTCTCGCTGAAACCATACCTCGAAGATTCCCCGGAGTTCGGAGTAACGCTTTTACCCGATGAGGACATCACGACACCCTGCCTGCCGAATCCTTGCCTGCCTAATCAGGTCTGCATTCTGCATCCGAACGCCGCGAAGATTCATCAGTGCGTAGCTAGTTGTTTGTTGggtgaaatttccaagcaaacGGTCCCTCTGGGCACTTGGGTCCAGGTTCCGAGAGCCGAGCAGCAAGGCTGTCTGAAAATTTGCAAGTGCACGTTGCACGGTCTGGAAAAGTGCAGAGACCTCAACTGTTTCAGCTTCAATTCCTGCTGGGTTCAAGACAGGTTTGTCACGCACAGATCGAATTTCTACCTCGAGTGTAATCCGTGCACTTGTTTCGAAGGTGAGATCACGTGCTCTCGCAAAAGCTGCGGCGATTTCAGGGCGGCCTCCTTACCCTGTGATTGTCCGGCCCACTATGTCCCCGTATGCGGAAGACTCGGGGTTACATTCGCATCGGCTTGCCTGGCGAAATGCTTTGGCGTTCGGATGAACAAGATCGAATTCGGCAGCTGTTCATCCAGGGATCCATGCACTCCGGACCCATGCGACAGTACAGAAAAATGTGTTCGACGGCCCCGCGTATGCTTGTCGAATATCCACAAGCCCTGTGCCCAGCACGAGTGCGTTTCACTCGACTGTGATCTTCGTCATGATACGAATGGTCCCGTCTGCGATAAGGATAACAGAGAGCACGCTTCCTTGTGTGCTCTGATTCGCGCCGGTGCCGCACTTGGGTACAGAGGACCGTGCCTCCAGGGATGCAGTCTTCGCGGTCCCGTGTGCGGTATAAACGGCGAAGTTTATCCGAACGAGTGCTCCGCATGGGGAGCTGGGACGTCGGTCGATTACGTGGGACCTTGCATTGCTGTGGGACTCGTTGGCAATGTGGCGATACAACGATGCGGAGAGATCGTACAATGCCCACCATTAGCTGCCCCCAATTGTATCGGCGTTACTCCTCCCGGTGCTTGCTGCCCCGTATGCGGAGGAGCCGCGAGATTATTCTACTCTCGGAAGCAG CTTGATAGGATCTTGCACGTGATGGATGAAGAGTTGGACCGGGATGCAGTAACGCTGGGTGCTATGCTCGTTGCCCTGGGGCGACAGATTCAAGTATCGCAGTGCATGCTGAGGGGCGCGTTGACCCCCGAGGGAGACATATTCGTAATCAATCAACCGCTCCCTACGAAGCCATCGGCACTTCAGTTGCAAGCATGCATAGCCGAGATTGAAAAGCTTGTAACACGGATTTCGGAAAGGAGTCCTAAGATATTGGCAGAAGTGCCACTCGGCTCGTTGACAAGAGCGGAGATAATGCACGGCCATGTGTCCGGTTCCTCGTCCAACCGATCATGGATTGCCATGCTTTCATTTGCGATGATGCTGCTTTTGGGATCGTAA
- the LOC107222389 gene encoding reversion-inducing cysteine-rich protein with Kazal motifs isoform X4 — MLDKIRLVEIGADPKIREEASRNLSQLCSVELTEFWDCFNSTVEKARKNENWVGRGCCHLSQNFICGMKCALAGSRSDLDADCRQSDELELFSCLEKQEESERCCSNVTNETCRGVCRTAFHNPGKQSSRKLSVNNCQNQMPKCLKTVAEAESAENPKQYLHCCDEATSIECLESCRSTLRTAVTNQDIFDTLEKKCGLILPHSPIWGCIMKTTTAPEPPRLPLDAAKLSCCYRAYTSNCKKLCWRVFQADWESAWSKLDNECLSSPMEGELRRCLDDSDDPCEPGCSGLSYCSRYNDRPTTLFRTCSATADNAARWEADHWVRGGVITGLGLPVRAAPSCPVKTLRAAACLFQLRPCESRIHETRLCRDDCLELLSGCVDWSAITGPHTAATLCAKLSPPRQDMPCVSLKPYLEDSPEFGVTLLPDEDITTPCLPNPCLPNQVCILHPNAAKIHQCVASCLLGEISKQTVPLGTWVQVPRAEQQGCLKICKCTLHGLEKCRDLNCFSFNSCWVQDRFVTHRSNFYLECNPCTCFEGEITCSRKSCGDFRAASLPCDCPAHYVPVCGRLGVTFASACLAKCFGVRMNKIEFGSCSSRDPCTPDPCDSTEKCVRRPRVCLSNIHKPCAQHECVSLDCDLRHDTNGPVCDKDNREHASLCALIRAGAALGYRGPCLQGCSLRGPVCGINGEVYPNECSAWGAGTSVDYVGPCIAVGLVGNVAIQRCGEIVQCPPLAAPNCIGVTPPGACCPVCGGAARLFYSRKQLDRILHVMDEELDRDAVTLGAMLVALGRQIQVSQCMLRGALTPEGDIFVINQPLPTKPSALQLQACIAEIEKLVTRISERSPKILAEVPLGSLTRAEIMHGHVSGSSSNRSWIAMLSFAMMLLLGS, encoded by the exons ATTCGATTGGTCGAGATCGGAGCAGACCCGAAGATCAGAGAGGAGGCGAGTCGGAACCTTTCGCAGCTTTGTTCGGTGGAACTG ACCGAGTTCTGGGACTGCTTCAACTCAACGGTGGAAA AAGCGCGAAAGAATGAGAACTGGGTGGGCAGAGGATGCTGTCATTTGTCGCAGAACTTCATTTGTGGGATGAAATGTGCTTTGGCAGGCAGCAGGTCGGATTTAGATGCAGATTGCAGGCAGAGTGATGAATTGGAATTGTTCTCGTGCTTGGAGAAGCAGGAAGAAAGCGAAAGATGCTGCAGCAATGTAACGAATGAGACGTGCCGGGGTGTGTGCAGAACGGCTTTTCACAATCCTGGAAAACAGTCTTCGCGTAAGCTGAGCGTAAACAATTGCCAGAATCAAATGCCCAAGTGTTTGAAAACGGTTGCTGAAGCTGAGAGTGCCGAAAATCCAAAGCAAT ATTTGCACTGCTGCGACGAAGCCACAAGCATCGAATGTTTAGAAAGCTGTCGGAGTACTTTGCGCACGGCGGTTACTAATCAGGATATTTTCGATACGTTGGAGAAAAAATGTGGTCTGATATTGCCTCACTCGCCGATATGGGGGTGTATAATGAAGACCACAACCGCTCCGGAACCCCCGCGTCTTCCCCTAGATGCTGCGAAACTCTCGTGCTGTTACCGAGCCTATACatcaaattgcaaaaaattatgcTGGCGGGTGTTTCAAGCAGACTGGGAGTCGGCTTGGTCGAAACTCGACAACGAGTGCCTATCGTCCCCCATGGAAGGGGAGCTTAGAAGGTGTCTAGACGATTCAGACGATCCATGCGAGCCGGGATGCTCCGGGCTGAGCTATTGCTCACGGTACAATGACAGGCCGACCACGTTGTTCAG AACGTGTTCAGCGACCGCGGACAACGCTGCACGATGGGAAGCCGATCATTGGGTTCGAGGCGGTGTGATAACAGGATTGGGGCTACCAGTAAGAGCTGCACCCTCGTGTCCTGTTAAAACGCTTCGCGCAGCGGCCTGTTTGTTTCAATTGCGTCCGTGCGAATCGCGgattcacgaaacgcgtcttTGCAGAGACGACTGCTTGGAGCTTCTTTCAGGATGCGTGGATTGGTCGGCGATAACGGGACCTCACACGGCGGCCACGTTGTGCGCAAAACTCTCCCCTCCGCGTCAAGACATGCCGTGTGTCTCGCTGAAACCATACCTCGAAGATTCCCCGGAGTTCGGAGTAACGCTTTTACCCGATGAGGACATCACGACACCCTGCCTGCCGAATCCTTGCCTGCCTAATCAGGTCTGCATTCTGCATCCGAACGCCGCGAAGATTCATCAGTGCGTAGCTAGTTGTTTGTTGggtgaaatttccaagcaaacGGTCCCTCTGGGCACTTGGGTCCAGGTTCCGAGAGCCGAGCAGCAAGGCTGTCTGAAAATTTGCAAGTGCACGTTGCACGGTCTGGAAAAGTGCAGAGACCTCAACTGTTTCAGCTTCAATTCCTGCTGGGTTCAAGACAGGTTTGTCACGCACAGATCGAATTTCTACCTCGAGTGTAATCCGTGCACTTGTTTCGAAGGTGAGATCACGTGCTCTCGCAAAAGCTGCGGCGATTTCAGGGCGGCCTCCTTACCCTGTGATTGTCCGGCCCACTATGTCCCCGTATGCGGAAGACTCGGGGTTACATTCGCATCGGCTTGCCTGGCGAAATGCTTTGGCGTTCGGATGAACAAGATCGAATTCGGCAGCTGTTCATCCAGGGATCCATGCACTCCGGACCCATGCGACAGTACAGAAAAATGTGTTCGACGGCCCCGCGTATGCTTGTCGAATATCCACAAGCCCTGTGCCCAGCACGAGTGCGTTTCACTCGACTGTGATCTTCGTCATGATACGAATGGTCCCGTCTGCGATAAGGATAACAGAGAGCACGCTTCCTTGTGTGCTCTGATTCGCGCCGGTGCCGCACTTGGGTACAGAGGACCGTGCCTCCAGGGATGCAGTCTTCGCGGTCCCGTGTGCGGTATAAACGGCGAAGTTTATCCGAACGAGTGCTCCGCATGGGGAGCTGGGACGTCGGTCGATTACGTGGGACCTTGCATTGCTGTGGGACTCGTTGGCAATGTGGCGATACAACGATGCGGAGAGATCGTACAATGCCCACCATTAGCTGCCCCCAATTGTATCGGCGTTACTCCTCCCGGTGCTTGCTGCCCCGTATGCGGAGGAGCCGCGAGATTATTCTACTCTCGGAAGCAG CTTGATAGGATCTTGCACGTGATGGATGAAGAGTTGGACCGGGATGCAGTAACGCTGGGTGCTATGCTCGTTGCCCTGGGGCGACAGATTCAAGTATCGCAGTGCATGCTGAGGGGCGCGTTGACCCCCGAGGGAGACATATTCGTAATCAATCAACCGCTCCCTACGAAGCCATCGGCACTTCAGTTGCAAGCATGCATAGCCGAGATTGAAAAGCTTGTAACACGGATTTCGGAAAGGAGTCCTAAGATATTGGCAGAAGTGCCACTCGGCTCGTTGACAAGAGCGGAGATAATGCACGGCCATGTGTCCGGTTCCTCGTCCAACCGATCATGGATTGCCATGCTTTCATTTGCGATGATGCTGCTTTTGGGATCGTAA